One stretch of Azoarcus sp. KH32C DNA includes these proteins:
- a CDS encoding universal stress protein, whose product MYRHLLVPIDGTDLSTETISNAVELARTLGARITFFHAQPNHAAAFSGDAEIVRLTSPADYDYAYQGRARELLAKAESAARALGVPCDSSTTVSDSPYRAIIAAAQDAGCDLIYMASHGRRSSIGMMLGSQTLKVLVNAGMPVLVAATTNPPATSQAIGIIRDEHRSLAAVLHAWLHLLGTEQGPHDPPRDARMRAMIHYIKAFPLALHHPKEEEYLFRKLRERTSRCNAELDELERQHERDMQLVDELAAAVERHLAGETDVAAVKDAVSRYALFIWEHMGREEGVILPAAQRYLTPADWDEINAVFSENGDPRFGGDTDAEFKRLFSRIVNLASSPDTK is encoded by the coding sequence ATGTACCGCCATTTGCTCGTACCCATCGACGGCACCGACCTCTCGACGGAGACCATCAGCAATGCCGTCGAATTGGCCCGCACCCTCGGCGCCCGCATCACCTTCTTCCATGCGCAACCGAACCACGCGGCAGCGTTCAGCGGCGATGCAGAGATCGTGCGCCTGACCTCGCCTGCCGACTACGATTACGCGTATCAGGGACGTGCCCGCGAGCTGCTAGCGAAGGCCGAATCGGCAGCGCGAGCGCTCGGCGTCCCCTGCGACTCCTCGACGACGGTCAGCGATTCGCCCTACCGCGCGATCATCGCCGCCGCACAGGACGCCGGCTGCGACCTGATCTACATGGCCTCGCACGGCCGGCGCAGCAGCATCGGCATGATGCTGGGGTCACAGACGCTGAAGGTGCTGGTGAACGCCGGCATGCCGGTACTGGTCGCCGCCACCACGAACCCGCCGGCGACCTCGCAGGCGATCGGGATCATCCGCGACGAGCACCGCTCGCTCGCTGCCGTGCTGCATGCGTGGCTCCACCTGCTCGGCACCGAACAGGGGCCGCACGACCCGCCCCGCGACGCGCGGATGCGCGCGATGATCCATTACATCAAGGCCTTCCCGCTCGCGCTGCATCATCCGAAGGAAGAGGAATACCTGTTCCGCAAGCTGCGCGAACGCACCTCGCGCTGCAATGCCGAGCTGGACGAACTCGAGCGCCAGCACGAGCGCGACATGCAGCTGGTGGACGAGCTCGCCGCGGCGGTCGAACGGCACCTCGCCGGCGAAACCGACGTCGCCGCGGTCAAGGACGCGGTGAGCCGCTACGCGCTCTTCATCTGGGAACACATGGGGCGCGAGGAAGGCGTGATCCTCCCCGCGGCCCAGCGCTACCTGACACCGGCCGATTGGGACGAGATCAACGCGGTTTTCTCGGAAAACGGCGATCCGCGTTTCGGCGGCGACACCGACGCCGAGTTCAAGCGCCTCTTTTCGCGCATCGTGAATCTGGCGTCATCGCCGGATACGAAATAA
- a CDS encoding quinone oxidoreductase, which translates to MANAIRIHETGGPEVMRWESVEVGVPGPGQVRLRHEAVGLNFADTYFRTGLYPIPMPNGLGVEAAGVVEAVGEGVTNVAEGDRVTYTGFVNTLGAYSTARIIPAAPLIKLPDAISCETAAAMTMRGLTSAYLMRRIWPLQAGDTILLHAAAGGVGLIVCQWAKLLGLTVIGTVSSEEKAAIVRAHGCDHVIFYRKEDVAARVREITNGVGVSVVFDSVGKTTFEGSLNSLKRRGLMVCFGTASGPIDAFNPQLLAMKGSLYLTRPALADFIATQEERDALAGELFDHVAAGRIKIEINQRYALQDAVQAHRDLEAGKTIGSSIFTV; encoded by the coding sequence ATGGCCAATGCCATTCGAATCCACGAGACCGGCGGTCCGGAAGTGATGCGCTGGGAGTCCGTCGAAGTCGGCGTCCCCGGCCCGGGCCAGGTCCGCCTGCGCCACGAGGCGGTCGGCCTCAACTTCGCCGACACCTACTTCCGCACCGGCCTGTATCCGATCCCGATGCCCAACGGGCTGGGCGTCGAAGCCGCGGGCGTTGTCGAAGCGGTCGGCGAAGGCGTGACCAACGTCGCCGAGGGCGACCGCGTGACCTACACGGGCTTCGTCAACACGCTCGGCGCCTACAGTACCGCCCGCATCATCCCCGCCGCGCCGCTGATCAAGCTGCCGGATGCGATCTCGTGCGAGACCGCGGCGGCGATGACGATGCGCGGCCTGACCTCGGCCTACCTGATGCGCCGCATCTGGCCGCTGCAGGCGGGCGACACGATCCTGCTGCACGCGGCGGCGGGCGGCGTCGGGCTGATCGTGTGCCAGTGGGCGAAGCTCCTGGGCCTGACGGTGATCGGCACCGTGTCGTCGGAAGAAAAGGCCGCGATCGTGCGCGCCCACGGCTGCGACCACGTGATCTTCTATCGCAAGGAAGACGTCGCGGCGCGCGTTCGCGAGATCACCAACGGAGTGGGCGTAAGCGTGGTGTTCGACAGCGTCGGCAAGACGACCTTCGAAGGCTCGCTCAATTCACTCAAGCGCCGCGGCCTGATGGTGTGCTTCGGCACCGCTTCCGGCCCGATCGACGCCTTCAATCCGCAGCTGCTCGCGATGAAGGGCTCGCTCTACCTGACGCGCCCCGCGCTGGCGGACTTCATCGCCACGCAGGAAGAACGCGACGCGCTCGCCGGCGAGCTCTTCGACCACGTTGCCGCCGGCCGCATCAAGATCGAGATCAACCAGCGCTATGCGCTGCAGGACGCCGTGCAGGCGCACCGCGATCTGGAAGCCGGCAAGACGATCGGATCGTCGATCTTCACCGTCTAA
- a CDS encoding TauD/TfdA family dioxygenase, with protein sequence MNQTTQERPAAPAFVRPSVLNSSVKFEPLTASIGAELLNVNIGDASRDPALFAEIKALLLEYKVLFLRDQDITRGEHVAFAERFGKLEDHPVAGSHPDHPGLVQIYKSPDQPMDRYENAWHTDATWRDAPPMGCVLRCVECPPVGGDTMWANMVLAYERLPEDIKAKIANLRARHSIEATFGAAMPIEKRLALKAQYPDPEHPVVRVHPETGEKVLFVNAFTTHLTNFHTPAHVRYGQDYAPGAAELLQYLIRQAFIPEYQVRWRWKPNSMAIWDNRSTQHYAVMDYAPCHRKMERAGIIGDVPFGLEALAAR encoded by the coding sequence ATGAATCAGACGACCCAGGAAAGACCCGCGGCGCCGGCCTTCGTGCGGCCGAGCGTGCTGAACAGCTCGGTCAAGTTCGAGCCGCTCACCGCCAGCATCGGCGCCGAGCTGCTCAACGTGAACATCGGCGACGCCTCGCGCGACCCGGCGCTCTTCGCCGAGATCAAGGCCCTGCTGCTCGAGTACAAGGTGCTCTTCCTGCGCGACCAGGACATCACGCGTGGCGAGCACGTCGCCTTCGCCGAGCGCTTCGGCAAGCTGGAGGACCACCCGGTCGCCGGCAGCCATCCGGATCACCCCGGCCTCGTGCAGATCTACAAGTCGCCCGACCAGCCGATGGACCGCTACGAGAACGCCTGGCACACGGATGCGACCTGGCGCGACGCGCCGCCAATGGGCTGCGTGCTGCGCTGCGTGGAATGCCCGCCGGTCGGTGGCGACACGATGTGGGCGAACATGGTGCTCGCCTACGAGCGGCTGCCCGAGGACATCAAGGCCAAGATCGCCAACCTGCGTGCGCGCCACAGCATCGAAGCGACTTTCGGCGCGGCGATGCCGATCGAAAAGCGCCTCGCGCTGAAGGCGCAGTACCCGGATCCCGAGCATCCCGTGGTGCGCGTGCATCCCGAAACGGGCGAGAAGGTGCTGTTCGTCAATGCCTTCACGACCCACCTCACGAACTTCCACACCCCCGCCCATGTGCGCTACGGCCAGGACTACGCGCCGGGTGCCGCCGAGCTGCTGCAGTACCTGATCCGCCAGGCCTTCATCCCGGAGTACCAGGTGCGTTGGCGCTGGAAGCCCAACAGCATGGCGATCTGGGACAACCGCAGCACCCAGCACTACGCCGTCATGGACTACGCGCCCTGCCACCGCAAGATGGAACGCGCCGGGATCATCGGCGACGTGCCCTTCGGCCTGGAAGCCCTGGCCGCCCGCTGA